A DNA window from Mycobacterium sp. IDR2000157661 contains the following coding sequences:
- a CDS encoding CaiB/BaiF CoA-transferase family protein, whose translation MAEVVATPLDDLRVIEITGRIAGAYCGKLFTDAGADVVKVEPADGDALRRLTMTGAPLDGGDSPLFRFLNAGKRSVTELSADLLDGADIVVVTADKATAHGQGIDPNGILDAAPGCIVVTISDFGWTGPWAQRPASEFTLQAASGLTGFRGDPAGPPLSIGGDLGEYMGGAWAALGAMALHHRVSGGGAGGHLDMSMLEAVTLMQSGEWLHSALLQVPPVQRSVEVPSIEPAKDGYVGISMVTGQQWLDFAAMVECPELTEIEQLQFQIGRFAYRDWIRERIDPWLRERTVAEIVELGQLFRLPLAPLGNGATIRDMDHMEQRGVYVDNPAGFHQPRPPWLMSRARPAPIRESPAIGDADGEQCWPPRHREVSKPDGRPPLAGLRVVDFTAFWAGPAATHALAAFGADVIKVESIQRPDGIRYSGGMRRDVDDWWEYGWVFHAMNTNKRSVTLDLQSDDGLRLVKQLISGADAVVENFSPRVMEQFGLGAEVLLELNPRLVMMRMPAFGLSGPWRDRVGFAPTMEQIAGLAWVTGLPDGPPVAPRGACDPLAGAHAAFALLAARQFTDRTGHGQLVEVPMIETVLNVTAAQTIEYEVFGRVMQRRGNRGHTDAVQDVYPCAGEDRWIAVTIGTAAQRQALNDVTGDTDLGAWLAARDADSAAERLVRAGVPAAVVISPSLVTDNPQLRHRGFFEALDHPSAGVNLYPCPPFTRLDGAQPWLLRTPPTLGQHNTQVLTELCGLSDAELERLTGQGVIGTRPKGL comes from the coding sequence GTGGCTGAGGTGGTAGCGACCCCGCTCGACGATCTGCGGGTCATCGAGATCACCGGCCGGATCGCGGGCGCTTACTGCGGCAAATTGTTCACCGACGCGGGCGCTGACGTGGTGAAGGTGGAACCCGCCGACGGGGACGCGTTGCGCCGGCTGACCATGACCGGCGCACCCCTCGACGGAGGCGATTCGCCGCTGTTCAGGTTTCTCAACGCCGGGAAACGCAGCGTCACAGAACTTTCCGCAGATCTGCTGGACGGTGCCGACATCGTGGTCGTGACCGCGGACAAGGCAACGGCGCACGGGCAGGGTATCGACCCGAACGGAATTCTCGATGCGGCGCCGGGATGCATCGTCGTGACCATCTCCGACTTCGGCTGGACCGGGCCGTGGGCGCAGCGCCCGGCGAGCGAGTTCACCCTGCAAGCGGCTTCGGGCCTCACCGGGTTCCGGGGCGACCCGGCGGGCCCGCCACTCTCGATCGGTGGCGATCTGGGCGAGTACATGGGCGGGGCGTGGGCCGCCCTCGGTGCGATGGCGCTGCATCACCGGGTGAGCGGCGGCGGTGCTGGCGGCCATCTGGACATGTCGATGCTCGAGGCGGTGACCCTGATGCAGAGCGGTGAGTGGCTGCATTCGGCGCTGCTGCAGGTTCCGCCCGTGCAGCGCTCCGTCGAGGTGCCGTCCATCGAGCCCGCCAAGGACGGCTATGTCGGGATCAGCATGGTCACCGGCCAGCAGTGGCTGGACTTCGCGGCGATGGTGGAATGTCCGGAGTTGACGGAGATCGAGCAACTGCAGTTCCAGATCGGGCGGTTCGCGTACCGGGACTGGATCCGCGAGCGCATCGACCCGTGGCTGCGCGAACGCACCGTGGCCGAGATAGTCGAACTCGGTCAACTGTTCCGATTACCGTTGGCCCCACTGGGAAACGGCGCGACGATCCGGGACATGGACCATATGGAGCAAAGGGGGGTCTACGTCGACAATCCGGCCGGCTTCCACCAGCCGCGGCCACCCTGGCTGATGTCGCGGGCCCGCCCGGCGCCGATCCGGGAATCGCCCGCGATCGGTGACGCCGACGGTGAACAATGCTGGCCGCCACGGCATCGCGAGGTTTCAAAGCCGGACGGGCGTCCTCCGCTGGCGGGACTGCGGGTCGTCGACTTCACCGCGTTCTGGGCCGGCCCGGCGGCAACGCACGCTCTGGCGGCGTTCGGAGCCGACGTGATCAAGGTGGAGTCGATTCAGCGGCCCGACGGTATCCGTTACTCGGGCGGAATGCGTCGCGACGTAGACGACTGGTGGGAGTACGGGTGGGTCTTTCACGCCATGAACACCAACAAGCGGTCCGTCACCCTGGACCTGCAGTCCGACGACGGCCTTCGGCTGGTCAAGCAGCTGATCAGCGGCGCCGACGCCGTGGTGGAGAACTTCTCGCCGCGAGTCATGGAACAGTTCGGGCTCGGCGCCGAGGTGCTGCTGGAACTGAACCCCCGCCTGGTGATGATGCGGATGCCGGCGTTCGGCCTGTCCGGCCCGTGGCGCGACCGGGTGGGTTTCGCACCCACCATGGAACAGATCGCCGGGCTGGCGTGGGTGACGGGTCTGCCCGACGGTCCACCCGTCGCGCCGCGGGGCGCCTGTGATCCGCTGGCCGGTGCGCACGCCGCGTTCGCGCTGCTCGCCGCCCGCCAGTTCACCGACCGGACGGGCCATGGCCAACTGGTCGAGGTGCCGATGATCGAGACCGTCCTGAACGTGACCGCCGCACAGACAATCGAATACGAGGTGTTCGGCCGCGTGATGCAGCGGCGGGGCAATCGCGGGCACACCGACGCGGTGCAGGACGTATACCCGTGCGCCGGCGAGGATCGGTGGATCGCGGTCACCATCGGCACCGCCGCGCAGCGCCAGGCGCTGAACGACGTCACCGGCGACACGGATCTCGGCGCATGGCTCGCGGCCCGTGACGCGGATAGCGCGGCCGAACGGCTGGTGCGAGCGGGAGTGCCGGCAGCGGTGGTGATCTCGCCGTCGCTGGTGACCGACAATCCGCAGCTGCGTCACCGGGGGTTCTTCGAGGCGCTCGACCACCCCAGCGCGGGGGTCAACCTGTACCCGTGCCCGCCGTTCACCCGCCTGGACGGCGCGCAGCCTTGGCTGCTTCGCACACCCCCGACACTCGGACAGCACAACACGCAGGTCCTGACCGAACTGTGCGGCCTGTCCGACGCCGAGCTGGAGCGGCTCACCGGGCAGGGCGTGATAGGCACCCGTCCGAAGGGGCTGTGA
- a CDS encoding FadR/GntR family transcriptional regulator has product MTTLGIGPEARRRLGARRTAEIIADELRRQIIDGELADGDLLPRQEILVEQFNVSLVSLREALRILETEGLVSVRRGNRGGAVVHAPAKASAAYMLGLLLQSDYVPLADLGTALQELDPMCAALAARRPDRAETLIPRLKELNDEMAEHIEDGARFTEIGGQFHDEIVRGCGNHTMIAVVGSLETLWTGHLNWWAAESAAKGEYPAMGKRRIALGVHQKITEAIAAGDAERARKLAARHVADTQTYLLAGDPEQRIVALSPQALAQRQR; this is encoded by the coding sequence ATGACAACACTGGGTATCGGCCCCGAGGCGCGGCGTCGGTTGGGGGCACGCAGGACCGCCGAGATCATCGCCGACGAACTGCGCCGCCAGATCATCGACGGCGAACTCGCCGACGGCGATCTGCTGCCCCGCCAGGAGATCCTCGTCGAGCAGTTCAACGTCAGCCTTGTGTCGCTGCGAGAAGCGTTGCGGATCCTGGAAACCGAGGGCTTGGTATCGGTGCGGCGCGGTAACCGCGGCGGCGCGGTGGTGCACGCCCCGGCCAAGGCCAGTGCCGCCTACATGCTCGGACTGCTGCTGCAAAGCGACTACGTTCCGCTCGCCGACCTCGGCACCGCGCTGCAGGAACTCGATCCGATGTGCGCGGCGCTGGCGGCACGTCGCCCCGATCGCGCGGAGACGTTGATCCCCAGACTGAAGGAACTCAACGACGAGATGGCCGAGCACATCGAGGACGGCGCGCGGTTCACCGAGATCGGCGGGCAGTTTCACGACGAGATCGTGCGCGGGTGCGGCAACCACACGATGATCGCGGTGGTGGGCAGCCTGGAGACGTTATGGACCGGCCACTTGAACTGGTGGGCAGCCGAATCGGCGGCCAAGGGCGAGTATCCGGCCATGGGCAAGCGCCGTATCGCACTGGGCGTGCATCAGAAGATCACCGAGGCCATCGCAGCCGGAGATGCCGAGCGCGCGCGCAAACTGGCCGCGAGACATGTCGCCGACACGCAGACCTATCTGCTGGCCGGCGATCCGGAGCAACGCATTGTGGCGCTGTCCCCCCAGGCGCTCGCACAGCGCCAGCGCTGA
- a CDS encoding SDR family NAD(P)-dependent oxidoreductase has translation MRTALITGGSGGIGRACGVKLVDSGYDVVLTARREAPLRAAADEIGARYAVADASQPSTFEPAVEAAGHVDLLVHASGILGGTYARKQTFEQWRATLSANLDSCFVVTSAALPRMTAGSRFVFISSSAAHEPMRARTAYSAAKAGMNAFAGALAQEVDRDGINVHVVTPGPVETEMLTDVPFEMYAVRAADVADAVAWLDTLDPSVDLPEIRLHAVTRGPSARPPVVPPEAERRAANR, from the coding sequence GTGCGAACAGCACTCATCACCGGCGGTAGCGGCGGCATCGGGCGGGCCTGCGGCGTGAAACTGGTGGACAGCGGGTATGACGTCGTGTTGACGGCGCGGCGGGAGGCGCCCCTGCGGGCGGCCGCCGACGAGATCGGCGCCCGGTACGCGGTCGCCGACGCCAGCCAACCCTCGACGTTCGAACCGGCCGTCGAGGCCGCAGGACACGTCGACCTGCTGGTGCACGCATCCGGGATCCTCGGCGGAACCTACGCTCGCAAGCAGACCTTCGAGCAGTGGCGCGCAACACTTTCGGCCAACCTCGACTCGTGCTTCGTGGTGACCTCGGCCGCTCTCCCCCGGATGACGGCGGGTTCGCGCTTCGTCTTCATCTCCTCGTCGGCGGCGCACGAGCCGATGCGCGCGCGCACCGCGTACTCGGCCGCCAAGGCGGGCATGAACGCGTTCGCAGGCGCGCTCGCACAGGAGGTCGACCGCGACGGGATCAACGTGCATGTGGTCACGCCCGGCCCCGTGGAAACCGAGATGCTGACCGATGTGCCGTTCGAGATGTATGCGGTCCGGGCCGCCGACGTCGCCGACGCCGTCGCGTGGCTCGACACCCTGGACCCGTCGGTGGATCTGCCCGAGATCAGGCTTCACGCGGTCACCCGAGGGCCGTCGGCGCGGCCACCGGTGGTACCGCCGGAAGCCGAACGGCGCGCAGCCAACCGGTGA
- a CDS encoding amidohydrolase family protein has translation MTTIERPPVSRDIAVSIVDTDVHPLPVSAEILRTYAPPQWRDKLWPTGNAVSPLPHFYDTPDSYKTMSLRVDAAPPSGGVAGSDPDFAAKQLLVDAGVSIAVLEPMCDAQLPQAEHVLKATHNDWLADVWLGDANWHGRWRGAISVTAQDPQAAAREIERWAGHPYMAEVLITPQTRGIPFGSTHFDPLYGAAARHGLPVATHLMGQTPFELIPIYPVGNPAHWHDFFASWPLLYVSHLMSLVFDGAFDRHPDLRVVFVEGGFTWAMPVMWRMDRIWQRRKADLPHVRRRPSEYIREHVRFTTQPLEEVNVSVYREYLEMMDLGGNLMFSTDYPHWSYDSPDWAIRRFPADQRERIMRGNATALYGLPSTVKALPGEP, from the coding sequence ATGACGACCATCGAGCGGCCACCCGTCAGCCGCGATATCGCGGTGAGCATCGTCGACACCGACGTGCATCCGCTGCCGGTCTCGGCCGAGATCCTCAGGACGTATGCACCGCCGCAGTGGCGAGACAAGCTGTGGCCGACCGGCAATGCCGTCTCACCGTTGCCCCACTTCTACGACACTCCCGATTCGTACAAGACGATGTCGCTGCGAGTCGACGCGGCCCCGCCCAGCGGCGGTGTTGCCGGCAGTGACCCGGACTTCGCCGCCAAGCAGTTGCTGGTGGATGCCGGCGTGAGCATCGCGGTGCTGGAACCAATGTGCGATGCGCAACTACCCCAGGCCGAACACGTGCTCAAGGCCACGCACAACGACTGGCTGGCCGACGTGTGGTTGGGCGATGCCAACTGGCACGGGCGCTGGCGCGGGGCGATCAGCGTCACCGCCCAGGACCCGCAGGCGGCGGCCAGGGAAATCGAACGCTGGGCAGGTCACCCCTACATGGCGGAAGTGCTGATCACGCCGCAGACACGGGGAATCCCCTTCGGAAGTACACATTTCGACCCGCTGTACGGGGCCGCCGCGCGTCATGGTCTGCCCGTCGCCACCCACTTGATGGGGCAGACGCCGTTCGAGCTGATCCCGATCTATCCGGTCGGGAATCCGGCGCACTGGCACGACTTCTTCGCGTCCTGGCCGCTGCTGTACGTCTCGCATCTGATGAGCCTGGTCTTCGACGGCGCCTTCGACCGCCATCCCGATCTGCGGGTGGTGTTCGTGGAAGGCGGCTTCACCTGGGCGATGCCGGTGATGTGGCGAATGGACCGAATCTGGCAGCGGCGCAAGGCCGATCTGCCCCACGTCAGGCGCAGGCCGTCGGAGTACATCCGTGAGCATGTCCGGTTCACCACCCAGCCGCTGGAAGAAGTCAATGTCAGCGTGTACCGCGAGTACCTGGAGATGATGGACCTCGGCGGCAACCTGATGTTCTCGACCGACTATCCGCATTGGAGCTACGACTCGCCGGACTGGGCGATCCGGCGGTTCCCCGCCGATCAGCGCGAGCGGATCATGCGCGGCAACGCCACCGCCCTCTACGGCCTGCCGTCGACCGTGAAGGCGTTGCCCGGCGAACCGTGA
- a CDS encoding amidohydrolase family protein: MNAPVIDTPVVDSSVQPHFRYNSEIRRYLSAPHKLRAIPDVEQQWYQAPGGDYRSDLYGDGYPGSDPETVARHLFDEGGVDLAILNPLTRGNIADYLLNSRICAAVNDWLLDRWLDPDTTDRFRGTIRVNPEDVKGAVAEIERLAGHPKMVQVGVPLQSREPYGKPMFEPIWEAAAAHGLPVAVHINGGNGVDHAPTFAGHALTYPGYAAFMPLNFFVHLATLIVEGMFGRHAGLRFVFTDGGHDILTPLMWRLDTFWLSMRDQTPWVDRYPSEYLSDHVRFCTSAFDGPTDTGHAERWLDLTDKADLVMYGSGYPHWSMAGPDSAVAGLNDRQRENVLWRNADQLFGLELEVKDRAL, from the coding sequence ATGAACGCCCCCGTCATCGACACCCCGGTGGTCGACAGCTCCGTGCAGCCGCACTTCCGGTACAACAGCGAGATCCGCCGATATCTCTCCGCACCGCACAAATTGCGCGCGATCCCCGATGTCGAACAACAGTGGTACCAGGCACCGGGCGGGGACTACCGGTCCGACCTGTACGGCGACGGGTATCCCGGGTCGGACCCGGAAACCGTCGCCCGTCACCTGTTCGACGAGGGCGGGGTCGACCTGGCGATCCTCAACCCGCTGACCCGGGGCAACATCGCCGACTACCTGCTCAACAGCCGCATCTGCGCGGCGGTCAACGACTGGCTGCTCGACCGCTGGCTCGACCCCGACACGACCGACCGCTTCCGCGGCACCATCCGGGTCAACCCCGAGGACGTCAAGGGTGCCGTCGCCGAGATCGAACGGCTGGCGGGGCATCCGAAGATGGTGCAGGTCGGTGTCCCGCTGCAGTCCCGCGAGCCATACGGCAAGCCGATGTTCGAACCGATCTGGGAGGCCGCCGCCGCACACGGCCTGCCGGTGGCGGTACACATCAACGGCGGCAACGGAGTCGACCATGCCCCCACGTTCGCCGGCCATGCGCTCACCTACCCCGGCTACGCGGCGTTCATGCCGCTGAACTTCTTCGTCCACCTGGCAACGCTCATCGTCGAAGGCATGTTCGGCAGGCATGCGGGTCTGCGTTTCGTCTTCACCGACGGCGGCCATGACATCCTCACCCCGCTCATGTGGCGGCTGGATACGTTCTGGCTGTCGATGCGCGACCAGACGCCTTGGGTCGACCGTTATCCCAGTGAGTACTTGTCCGACCACGTGCGGTTCTGCACCTCGGCGTTCGACGGACCCACCGACACCGGCCATGCCGAACGGTGGCTGGACCTTACCGACAAGGCGGACCTGGTGATGTACGGCTCGGGCTATCCCCACTGGTCGATGGCGGGCCCGGATTCAGCTGTGGCCGGCCTGAACGATCGCCAGCGCGAGAACGTGTTGTGGCGCAATGCCGACCAGTTGTTCGGGCTGGAACTCGAGGTGAAGGACCGCGCGCTATGA
- a CDS encoding Rieske (2Fe-2S) protein, translating into MRLVQAGPFGVGVYNIGGALYAIANYCSHEGAPLCEGYVRGTTEYAPEMPDGIRHVRDGQIARCPWHQWEFDITTGVNVADPTKRVRTYQVDVTDGQVYLIA; encoded by the coding sequence ATGAGGCTCGTGCAGGCAGGTCCCTTCGGTGTGGGTGTCTACAACATCGGCGGGGCCCTGTATGCCATCGCGAACTACTGCTCACACGAGGGCGCGCCGCTGTGCGAGGGATACGTCCGCGGCACCACCGAGTACGCGCCGGAGATGCCCGACGGCATCCGCCACGTGCGCGACGGCCAGATCGCGCGATGCCCGTGGCACCAGTGGGAGTTCGACATCACCACCGGTGTGAACGTCGCCGACCCGACGAAGCGAGTGCGCACCTATCAGGTCGACGTGACCGACGGACAGGTGTACCTGATCGCATGA
- a CDS encoding cytochrome P450 has protein sequence MTISTDSDDQLAPDVADDLYAFFAYMRRTEPVWRGTIMDTSMAPPELLSADEWTLFDFESVFAAFRDDEVYGSEMYNQTIGLVFGPTILGMHGKQHHDHRSLVAKAFRQSALAQWEPEVIVPICDRLVDEFKDDGEVDLIKAVTFEFPTRVTAALLGLPQEDLELFRRLSLDLISITENIEAGLTASVELGAYFQDQVDQRRSAPTDDIIGDLVSAEIDGEKLTDEAIISFLRLLLPAGLETTYRSSSNLLYLLLTHPGQLRDLQDNRELIPAAIEEGLRYETPLVMVPRNVTRDVQIHGVQIPKGAQINLCIGSANRDEKRWDNAGAFDIHRPRRAHISFAGGLHSCLGMHLARVETRAMLNSIFDRVTDLRLHIDDDTTISGMPFRSPRHLPVSFRPAS, from the coding sequence GTGACGATCAGCACCGATTCGGACGACCAACTCGCCCCCGACGTGGCCGACGATCTGTACGCCTTCTTCGCGTACATGCGGCGAACCGAGCCGGTCTGGCGTGGCACGATCATGGACACCTCGATGGCCCCGCCAGAACTCCTGTCGGCCGACGAGTGGACGCTGTTCGACTTCGAGAGCGTGTTCGCAGCGTTCCGGGACGACGAGGTCTACGGCTCCGAGATGTACAACCAGACGATCGGCCTGGTGTTCGGTCCGACGATTCTCGGGATGCACGGCAAGCAGCACCACGACCACCGAAGCCTGGTGGCCAAGGCGTTTCGGCAGAGTGCGCTGGCGCAGTGGGAGCCTGAGGTGATCGTGCCGATCTGCGACCGCCTCGTCGACGAGTTCAAAGACGACGGTGAGGTGGATCTGATCAAGGCGGTGACCTTCGAATTCCCCACCCGCGTCACCGCGGCGCTACTGGGGCTGCCACAGGAAGACCTGGAACTGTTCCGGCGGTTGTCTCTCGACCTCATCTCGATAACCGAGAACATCGAGGCGGGCCTGACCGCGTCGGTGGAACTCGGGGCCTACTTCCAGGATCAGGTGGACCAGCGCCGCAGCGCGCCCACCGACGACATCATCGGCGACCTGGTCAGCGCGGAGATCGACGGCGAGAAGCTCACCGACGAGGCGATCATCTCGTTCCTGCGGCTGCTGCTGCCCGCTGGACTGGAGACCACCTACCGGTCGTCCAGCAACCTGCTGTATCTACTGCTCACCCATCCCGGCCAGCTGCGGGATCTACAGGACAACCGCGAGCTCATTCCCGCCGCCATCGAGGAGGGACTGCGCTACGAGACACCGCTGGTGATGGTGCCCCGCAACGTGACTCGCGACGTGCAGATCCACGGTGTGCAGATTCCCAAAGGCGCCCAGATCAACCTCTGCATCGGCTCGGCCAACCGCGACGAGAAGCGGTGGGACAACGCCGGCGCATTCGACATCCACCGGCCACGGCGCGCCCACATCTCGTTTGCCGGCGGACTGCACAGCTGCCTGGGCATGCACCTCGCGCGGGTCGAGACGCGGGCGATGCTCAACAGCATCTTCGACCGCGTGACCGATCTGCGACTCCACATCGACGATGACACCACGATTTCCGGCATGCCGTTTCGCTCCCCCAGGCACTTGCCCGTGAGCTTCCGCCCGGCCTCATGA
- a CDS encoding Zn-dependent alcohol dehydrogenase, producing the protein MRSRAAILHDMGQQWSVEDFELDPPKAGEVLVQMAAAGLCHSDEHIRNGDMSASNEVMEAYGLPSMFPMIGGHEGAGTVLDVGPGVSEFAPGDHVVTSFVAVCGRCRWCNCGMEYICDMGAQVMIPGMPTDGTFRHHTADGRRLGHLSKVGAFAEHTVVSTDSVVKVSPHLPLLPMALLSCGIPTGFGSAENRAQVRAGDTVVVIGVGGIGTGAIQGARICGAAQIVAVDPVEFKQKSALGFGATHSASSTEEAADLVRDLTGGVMADSVIVAPSLITKDDVQAALSLTRKGGTCVLTGMTRQTTNSIAINLQEFILWNKNLVGTVFGSCNPRVDIPRFARLYEAGLLRLDEMITRRYRLDEINGGYRDQLNGDIVRGVIDFSLG; encoded by the coding sequence ATGAGAAGCCGGGCGGCGATCCTGCACGACATGGGTCAGCAGTGGTCGGTCGAGGACTTCGAGTTGGATCCCCCGAAGGCCGGCGAGGTGCTCGTGCAGATGGCCGCGGCGGGGCTGTGTCATTCCGACGAGCACATCCGCAACGGTGACATGTCGGCATCCAACGAGGTGATGGAGGCCTACGGCCTGCCGTCGATGTTCCCGATGATCGGCGGCCACGAGGGCGCAGGCACAGTCCTGGACGTGGGCCCTGGGGTCAGCGAGTTCGCGCCGGGTGATCATGTGGTCACGTCGTTCGTCGCGGTGTGTGGCCGGTGCCGGTGGTGCAACTGCGGCATGGAGTACATCTGCGACATGGGGGCCCAGGTCATGATCCCCGGGATGCCGACCGACGGCACCTTCCGTCACCACACCGCCGACGGCCGCCGGCTCGGCCACCTGTCGAAGGTGGGTGCGTTCGCCGAACACACTGTCGTGTCCACCGATTCGGTCGTCAAGGTCTCGCCGCATCTACCGCTGCTGCCAATGGCACTGCTGTCATGTGGAATACCGACCGGCTTCGGCTCGGCGGAGAATCGGGCTCAGGTGCGGGCCGGCGACACCGTCGTGGTCATCGGGGTGGGCGGCATCGGCACCGGCGCGATCCAGGGCGCGCGGATCTGCGGCGCCGCACAGATCGTCGCCGTGGACCCGGTGGAGTTCAAGCAGAAATCGGCGTTGGGGTTCGGCGCGACACACAGCGCCTCGTCGACGGAGGAAGCCGCCGACCTGGTGCGCGATCTGACGGGCGGTGTCATGGCCGACAGTGTCATCGTCGCGCCGTCGCTGATCACCAAGGACGACGTGCAGGCCGCGCTCAGCCTCACACGAAAGGGCGGCACCTGCGTGCTGACCGGTATGACGAGGCAGACCACCAACTCCATCGCGATCAACCTGCAGGAGTTCATCCTCTGGAACAAGAACCTCGTCGGCACGGTGTTCGGCTCGTGCAATCCCCGAGTGGACATCCCCCGGTTCGCGCGCCTCTACGAGGCAGGCCTGTTGCGGCTTGACGAGATGATCACTCGGCGCTATCGGCTCGACGAGATCAACGGCGGCTACCGCGATCAACTCAACGGCGACATCGTCCGCGGGGTGATCGATTTCAGTCTGGGCTGA
- a CDS encoding acyl-CoA synthetase, with translation MRVTDPDAPALIEADGGVVTYGELYERSQRVAAVLHDAGLHRGDGVALLLPNRREFLEIAWGCQLSGLYYSAVNTHLTPDEVAYIVSDSEARALFVDASLSALVERVDGAGLRICVGGELSGWRGYYDALGAAGPPPPRSDGSEMLYSSGTTGRPKAVRRPLPTDGEGSWGQKLLENALRHRYKMTTDSVYLSPAPLYHAAGVNYTMAVQRVGAATVLMRQFDAETVLQLIQTHRVTHAQFVPTMFVRMLKLPDEVRRSYDVSSLQCVIHAAAPCPIGVKHAMMDWFGPIIHEYYGGTEGFAGSTIDPQEWLAHPGSVGRPYTPVHVVGEDGAELPAGEAGELFFEGGPEFEYFKDPQKTAAVANAHGWRSLGDVGYLDEDGYLYLTDRSTFMIVSGGVNIYPQEVENLLVMHPLLVDAAVFGVPNDEYGEEVKAVVQPRQGVTPGPALERELIDYCRNHLAGYKCPRTIEFDPALPRDPNGKLYKRRIRDRYWQGKMSRIL, from the coding sequence GTGCGCGTCACCGACCCGGATGCGCCGGCGCTGATCGAGGCCGACGGCGGCGTCGTCACCTACGGTGAGCTGTACGAGCGTAGCCAGCGCGTGGCCGCGGTCCTGCACGACGCCGGTCTGCACCGCGGCGACGGTGTCGCGCTGCTGCTGCCCAACCGCCGCGAGTTTCTCGAGATCGCCTGGGGCTGCCAGCTATCCGGGCTGTACTACTCAGCAGTCAACACTCACCTGACCCCTGACGAGGTGGCCTACATCGTCAGCGACTCGGAAGCCCGAGCGCTGTTCGTTGACGCCTCGCTCAGCGCGTTGGTCGAGCGCGTCGACGGCGCAGGGCTGCGGATCTGCGTGGGCGGTGAGTTGTCCGGGTGGCGAGGGTACTATGACGCACTCGGCGCTGCCGGACCTCCACCACCGCGCAGCGACGGGTCGGAGATGCTGTACTCGTCGGGCACCACGGGCAGGCCCAAGGCGGTACGGCGGCCGCTGCCGACCGACGGCGAAGGATCCTGGGGGCAGAAGCTTCTCGAGAACGCGCTGCGTCACCGATACAAGATGACAACCGACAGCGTGTACCTGTCGCCGGCACCGCTGTACCACGCGGCGGGGGTCAACTACACAATGGCGGTGCAGCGGGTGGGCGCGGCGACGGTGCTGATGCGACAATTCGACGCCGAGACCGTGCTGCAGCTGATCCAGACGCACCGCGTCACGCATGCCCAGTTCGTTCCCACGATGTTCGTGCGCATGCTGAAGCTTCCCGACGAGGTGCGACGGTCCTACGACGTGTCGAGCCTGCAGTGCGTGATCCACGCGGCCGCACCGTGTCCGATCGGGGTCAAACACGCCATGATGGACTGGTTCGGACCGATCATCCACGAATACTACGGCGGTACCGAGGGATTCGCCGGTTCGACGATCGACCCGCAGGAATGGCTGGCCCATCCGGGGTCCGTCGGCCGCCCGTACACCCCGGTGCACGTCGTCGGTGAGGACGGCGCCGAACTGCCCGCCGGCGAGGCGGGCGAGTTGTTCTTCGAGGGCGGACCGGAATTCGAGTACTTCAAGGACCCGCAGAAGACGGCGGCCGTCGCCAACGCGCACGGGTGGCGGTCGCTGGGCGATGTAGGTTACCTGGATGAGGACGGCTACCTCTACCTCACCGACCGCTCGACGTTCATGATCGTCTCGGGCGGGGTGAACATCTATCCGCAGGAGGTGGAGAACCTCCTGGTTATGCACCCGTTACTGGTGGACGCGGCGGTTTTCGGTGTGCCGAACGACGAGTACGGCGAAGAGGTCAAGGCGGTGGTCCAGCCCCGGCAGGGAGTGACACCTGGCCCCGCACTGGAGCGCGAGTTGATCGACTACTGCCGAAACCATCTCGCGGGCTACAAATGCCCGCGCACGATCGAATTCGATCCCGCCCTGCCGCGGGACCCCAACGGCAAGCTGTACAAGCGCAGGATCCGCGACCGGTACTGGCAGGGCAAGATGTCGCGGATCCTGTGA